The following nucleotide sequence is from Paenibacillus odorifer.
CTATGTTCTCTTTTGTCAGAAATTGAATCTTTATGTTATTGTAATTATCGAACCTGGAGAGAACGCCGGATCTAGATAACGGTTCAGTGGACAATCCAATAATCTCACGATCCGCGCACGCCCTTCCTCCATCGGTTCAACCTGCATCAGCATGCCCTGCACACTCACTTCTCGG
It contains:
- a CDS encoding YlzJ-like family protein; amino-acid sequence: MTLYTVVAMEQVWEGAFNNYATTREVSVQGMLMQVEPMEEGRARIVRLLDCPLNRYLDPAFSPGSIITIT